A stretch of the Gossypium hirsutum isolate 1008001.06 chromosome D07, Gossypium_hirsutum_v2.1, whole genome shotgun sequence genome encodes the following:
- the LOC107954421 gene encoding 60S acidic ribosomal protein P1, protein MSSVGEAACSYAASILHDDGIPITAEKIATLVKAANVSVESYWPSLFAKLFEKCDIENLITNVGAAAGGAPVAAAAPVAAASGGGAAAPAPAEEKKKEEPEEESDDDMGFSLFD, encoded by the exons ATGTCTTCGGTTGGCGAAGCTGCTTGCTCTTATGCTGCTTCGATTCTCCATGATGATGGCATCCCCATCACC GCTGAGAAGATTGCCACGCTAGTTAAAGCTGCCAATGTCTCTGTTGAGTCTTATTGGCCAAGCTTGTTTGCTAAGCTTTTTGAGAAGTGCGACATTGAGAATCTCATAACCAATGTTGGTGCTGCTGCTGGTGGTGCTCCGGTCGCCGCAGCTGCACCTGTTGCAGCTGCTAGTGGAGGCGGTGCTGCTGCTCCTGCTCCTGCAGAGGAAAAGAAGAAG GAGGAACCAGAGGAAGAGAGTGATGATGATATGGGATTCAGTTTGTTTGATTAG